The following are encoded together in the Lathyrus oleraceus cultivar Zhongwan6 chromosome 3, CAAS_Psat_ZW6_1.0, whole genome shotgun sequence genome:
- the LOC127130919 gene encoding uncharacterized protein LOC127130919 — MVTTSMDDVIETPLTCENCPLLMNDKILQIYLICLPHKKVDVVLGMDWLSSNSVFIRCEEKLMIVPSSEITPKDVLTTILEGTVGMVNFLFEKEKSVLLVLTKEPGDNMKLTQIPIICEFLEVFPEDVTSPPRMREVELSIDLIPGTAPIPIFHIIWHHSS; from the coding sequence ATGGTTACTACCTCCATGGATGATGTGATTGAGACACCGCTGACTTGTGAAAATTGTCCGCTTTTGATGAATGATAAAATTCTCCAGATTTATCTTATTTGTTTACCACATAAGAAGGTTGATGTGGTCTTGGGGATGGATTGGCTTTCATCCAATTCGGTGTTTATTAGATGTGAAGAGAAGTTAATGATCGTTCCATCTAGTGAAATTACTCCAAAGGATGTTTTAACTACTATCTTGGAAGGTACGGTTGGCATGGTTAATTTCTTATTTGAGAAGGAAAAGTCAGTTCTCTTGGTTCTCACCAAGGAACCTGGAGATAATATGAAACTTACACAAATTCCCATCATTTGTGAATTTCTAGAAGTTTTCCCTGAGGATGTCACTTCTCCTCCTCGTATGAGGGAAGTGGAATTATCTATTGATCTGATACCTGGGACGGCTCCAATCCCAATTTTCCATATCATATGGCACCACTCGAGTTGA
- the LOC127130920 gene encoding uncharacterized mitochondrial protein AtMg00860-like yields the protein MVNFIDYILIYSRTPQEHGEHLRIALSVLQEKHVFSKLSKCEFWMNGVRFLGHVISQGGVSVDPSKVEAVINWERSKNTSEVISFLGLASYYRRFIKGFSQLALPMTRLTQKEISFNWDSECEQSFMSLNGRLTIAFVLIILDPSKSYKVFCDAFKKGIKGVLMQGGQVVAYASRTLKTREENYPTHDLELVVVVVTLKVWWHYLYGVCFEMFNDHKSLKYLFD from the coding sequence ATGGTGAACTTTATTGATTACATTCTTATTTATTCTCGTACTCCACAAGAGCACGGAGAACATCTAAGGATTGCTCTGTCAGTGCTGCAAGAGAAGCATGTTTTTTCCAAGTTAAgtaagtgtgaattttggatgAACGGAGTGAGGTTTCTTGGTCATGTCATATCACAAGGAGGAGTATCAGTGGATCCGTCTAAAGTTGAGGCGGTTATTAATTGGGAAAGATCGAAGAATACCTCCGAAGTCATAAGTTTCTTAGGTTTGGCAAGTTACTATCGAAGATTTATTAAAGGATTTTCTCAATTAGCTTTACCAATGACTAGACTTACCCAGAAGGAGATTTCTTTTAATTGGGATTCAGAATGTGAACAGAGTTTCATGAGTTTGAATGGAAGATTGACAATTGCTTTTGTTTTAATCATCCTTGATCCTAGTAAGTCTTATAAAGTATTTTGTGATGCCTTTAAGAAAGGTATAAAAGGAGTATTAATGCAGGGTGGTCAAGTTGTAGCATATGCCTCTCGTACGTTGAAGACTCGTGAAGAGAATTATCCAACTCATGATCTTGAattagttgttgttgttgttacaTTGAAGGTGTGGTggcattacttgtatggagtATGTTTTGAGATGTTTAATGACcataagagtttgaaatacttGTTTGACTAG